One Hordeum vulgare subsp. vulgare chromosome 4H, MorexV3_pseudomolecules_assembly, whole genome shotgun sequence DNA window includes the following coding sequences:
- the LOC123447778 gene encoding uncharacterized protein LOC123447778, translating to MQAYNPSRTRREEPEEKYSMTQMEQLVQQCDMEVMKMAMLKHEQTFRQQVHDLHRLYRVQKQLMGDQTRRPSSVPPCRQRQVQRRRPELSLQLPADDDEDEHAGAGRRLATPPSGESEDELELTLAVGGRVNRRRRDGATPSTTGCSGRRSPQTPSSSTDSDEALRTVPHRRQRATACDLRGGVTVKQQQQQWLVRCLSLRMA from the exons ATGCAAGCTTATAACCCCTcaaggacaagacgagaagagccAGAAGAGAAGTATAGTATGACGCAGATGGAGCAGCTCGTGCAGCAGTGCGACATGGAGGTCATGAAGATGGCCATGCTCAAGCACGAGCAGACCTTCAGGCAGCAG GTTCATGATCTGCACCGGCTGTACCGAGTCCAGAAGCAGCTGATGGGCGACCAGACCAGGCGCCCGTCGTCAGTGCCACCCTGCCGTCAGCGTCAGGTGCAGAGGCGCCGGCCGGAGCTGAGCCTGCAGCTCCCtgccgacgacgacgaggacgagcaCGCCGGCGCAGGCCGCCGCCTGGCGACGCCACCGTCCGGAGAAAGCGAGGACGAGCTGGAGCTGACGCTGGCCGTCGGCGGCCGCGTCAACCGGAGGCGGCGGGACGGCGCAACGCCCTCCACCACGGGCTGCTCCGGCAGAAGAAGCCCGCAGACGCCCTCCTCGTCGACCGACTCCGACGAGGCGCTCCGCACGGTGCCGCACCGCCGTCAGAGGGCGACGGCGTGTGATCTCCGGGGAGGGGTCACggtgaagcagcagcagcagcaatggCTGGTGCGCTGTCTCAGCCTTAGGATGGCTTGA
- the LOC123447777 gene encoding uncharacterized protein LOC123447777, protein MSTSPPTSSPPPSAGAGGASGGARCISPTSTRRKVSPGRSGGSSRKSPGSREYGNSVLKSVNKSTSQFKKSVIRRSGPSVDWFPRKKTESYLKRKIKRLQETDGMTASLHDTLENSNLHYTRMAREKIAASEAARKAMEARKTAMVEASWCRILQTARIQNKGAEEIMEKAKLHATEAFEYARVIGIMMYDKPDCPSQQYEVESSAKTGGRPTHKVTASFQTAFEVDMEVAAAVKKAFVKLANSPDLPNQEEFKELLRKISQNPDATDSDVNSEAEQQLGDCNNEETNNFNNTFRKSIFPSDFNTTDVEQSTDLVNIMLERIKALHEDDLASLAVIVATSGLNAALQRDKGKYHEMKPVSYTTAESHRRQSRRYSTAASFIDIQGPKKEVSSELPSLDKFLVKHHSKLEREVQEAKEAGRKVTSVKPVVQDVQGQLNTTALESASDLGSILVKNVSRLEKEILEAKKSNRCIDSSEGSCKDATDDAQASTEESESHKGQSEVLSDSNVNINCYISESGEEINCVEACTDSSQDKENRILSSHKLPPLGAKGNHGGKRLSRIEAAKLEALRSFCTKDSSELNVGLDKVFVKATNRLEMEKRKALEEEQTDVQKQKDPQKCCDNTTASLDEILVKRVTRLEREKMEYEKRNASGEGQNIVSRDQRKYGNVATASESLDQVLVKRVSRLEREKMEYEKRNASGGARTGAQTEQEKHGSNDKASDSLDQILVKHVSRLEKEKMEHEKKGDGDALLLKKSDDTQCEGGAAGGLADILVKHPTKLEQAKQAAAAEANSTRVLNRAEERRRAREKELLDAWGGEGLGSSVKPHLSKIESDKAACRKSEGEVKQERRRAREKELLDAWGGVGLGNSLKPHLSKIEKDKAAWRKLEEEQKQICAASTTEL, encoded by the exons ATGTCGACCTCGCCTCCCACCTCGTCGCCGCCTCCCTCCGCCGGCGCAGGCGGCGCCAGCGGCGGGGCCCGCTGCATCTCGCCGACGTCCACCCGTCGGAAGGTCTCCCCCGGCCGCAGCGGCGGGAGCTCCCGCAAg AGTCCAGGTTCAAGAGAATATGGGAACTCAGTACTAAAATCTGTGAATAAGTCAACATCCCAGTTCAAAAAATCTGTGATTCGCAGAAGTGGTCCTTCAGTTGATTGGTTCCCTAGGAAGAAAACTGAATCATACTTGAAAAGAAAGATAAAGCGTCTTCAG GAGACCGATGGTATGACCGCGTCGCTCCATGATACTCTGGAAAATTCAAACCTTCATTATACTAGGATGGCGAGGGAGAAAATTGCAGCCAGTGAAGCAGCCAGAAAGGCCATGGAAGCTCGCAAGACTGCCATggttgaagcttcatggtgtagaATTCTTCAAACAGCCAG GATCCAAAACAAAGGAGCTGAAGAAATTATGGAAAAGGCCAAGTTGCATGCGACTGAAGCATTTGAATATGCTAGAGTAATAGGTATCATGATGTATGACAAGCCTGACTGTCCCAGTCAGCAGTATGAGGTGGAATCCTCAGCAAAAACTGGAGGAAGGCCAACTCACAAGGTTACAGCTTCCTTCCAGACTGCTTTTGAGGTTGATATGGAGGTTGCTGCTGCAGTAAAGAAGGCATTTGTTAAACTTGCGAACTCTCCTGATTTGCCAAACCAAGAAGAGTTTAAGGAGCTATTGCGGAAAATTAGCCAAAATCCAGATGCGACTGATAGTGATGTGAATTCTGAAGCTGAGCAGCAGCTTGGTGACTGTAACAATGAAGAAACAAACAATTTCAACAATACCTTCAGAAAAAGCATCTTTCCATCTGATTTCAACACTACTGATGTAGAACAATCAACTGATCTTGTAAACATTATGCTTGAAAGGATAAAAGCTCTTCATGAAGACGACCTTGCCTCTTTGGCGGTCATTGTTGCCACATCTGGCCTAAATGCAGCACTTCAAAGGGACAAGGGAAAGTATCATGAAATGAAGCCTGTGAGCTACACAACTGCAGAATCACACAGACGACAATCAAGAAGGTATTCGACTGCAGCCAGCTTTATTGATATACAAGGACCAAAGAAAGAAGTCTCGTCTGAGTTACCAAGTCTGGACAAGTTCTTGGTCAAGCATCATTCAAAACTCGAAAGAGAAGTTCAAGAAGCAAAAGAAGCAGGCAGAAAAGTTACTTCAGTAAAACCTGTTGTACAAGATGTCCAGGGCCAACTCAACACAACGGCACTAGAATCTGCTTCTGACCTGGGCAGCATTCTTGTGAAGAATGTGTCTAGGCTTGAGAAAGAGATCTTGGAAGCCAAGAAGAGCAACAGGTGCATTGATTCTTCTGAAGGGAGCTGTAAGGATGCTACGGACGATGCACAAGCCAGCACCGAAGAATCTGAATCTCACAAGGGTCAGTCAGAAGTCCTGTCTGACAGCAATGTAAATATCAACTGTTATATCAGCGAATCCGGTGAAGAAATCAATTGCGTTGAAGCCTGTACCGATTCTTCACAAGATAAAGAAAACAGAATTTTAAGTTCACATAAGCTGCCACCCTTAGGTGCAAAGGGTAACCATGGTGGTAAAAGATTGAGTCGAATTGAAGCTGCAAAGCTTGAAGCACTTAGAAGCTTCTGCACTAAGGATAGCAGTGAGCTGAATGTTGGCCTGGACAAGGTCTTTGTTAAGGCAACCAATAGACTGGAGATGGAAAAGAGGAAAGCACTGGAGGAAGAACAAACCGACGTGCAGAAGCAGAAAGATCCACAGAAGTGTTGTGATAACACGACAGCGAGTTTAGATGAGATTTTAGTGAAGCGTGTGACAAGATTGGAAAGGGAGAAAATGGAGTATGAGAAGAGGAATGCCTCGGGAGAAGGACAGAACATTGTGTCACGTGATCAGCGGAAGTATGGCAACGTTGCCACGGCATCCGAGAGTTTGGATCAAGTCCTAGTAAAACGTGTCAGTCGACTTGAAAGGGAGAAGATGGAATATGAGAAGAGGAATGCATCAGGAGGAGCAAGAACTGGCGCACAGACTGAGCAGGAAAAGCATGGTAGCAATGACAAAGCATCTGATAGTTTGGATCAGATCTTGGTTAAACATGTCTCCAGGCTTGAAAAGGAGAAGATGGAGCATGAAAAGAAGGGTGATGGTGATGCACTACTGCTGAAGAAGAGTGATGATACACAATGTGAAGGTGGAGCAGCTGGAGGTCTGGCCGACATCTTGGTCAAGCATCCAACGAAGCTTGAGCAAGCCAAGCAGGCTGCTGCTGCTGAAGCAAATTCGACAAGAGTCTTGAACCGTGCTGAAGAGCgcaggagagcgagagagaaggagCTTCTGGATGCATGGGGAGGAGAGGGGCTTGGGAGCTCGGTGAAACCCCATCTGTCCAAGATAGAGAGTGACAAG GCTGCATGCAGGAAATCAGAGGGAGAAGTGAAGCAGGAGCGCAGAAGAGCGAGGGAGAAGGAGCTTCTTGATGCATGGGGAGGAGTGGGGCTCGGCAACTCCTTGAAGCCACATCTCTCCAAGATCGAGAAAGACAAG GCTGCATGGAGAAAACTAGAGGAGGAACAGAAGCAGATATGTGCTGCTAGTACAACGGAGCTGTGA